One segment of Solanum stenotomum isolate F172 chromosome 1, ASM1918654v1, whole genome shotgun sequence DNA contains the following:
- the LOC125878190 gene encoding alkane hydroxylase MAH1-like, with protein sequence MYLFEFSFPLLIIIMCFTYSTWWYLNNRWCKLSSLPTNWPIVGMLPELIRNLHRVHEKTTEVLIESKGTFEFHGPIFANFNMLGTSDPANIHYILSKNFSNYPKGVEFRKYFDIFGNGIFSVDYELWEIHRKTTMYLMGHAKFHTLLERNIWEIIENGLRPILDDFAELDTLFDLQDIFHRFTFDVICKLLLDHDPKSLSIGLPHVPCEKAFNDTVDALLYRYILPECCWKLQKWLRIGREKKLIQAWDAFDQFLYPCISRKQEELMHKSTIKDEEFSFLNAFIKMYNQWKDGDLGTLQTFLRDTFLSLMLGGRDTTSAALTWFFALVAKNPSVEKKIRDEIQQQLHLKEDENLNFFNMQETRKLVYLHAAFCETLRLFPSVAIEHKLPLECDILPSGHRVSPNMRVMLSFYTMGRMESLWGKDCLEFKPERWISKQGEIKHEPSFKFTAFNAGPRACIGKEMAFTQMKLVAATIIHNYHIQVEDQIITPSSSVIIQVKHGLKVRLLKRVPLV encoded by the coding sequence ATGTATCtgtttgaattttctttccCTCTCTTGATCATCATCATGTGTTTTACTTATTCTACATGGTGGTACCTTAATAATAGATGGTGTAAATTAAGCTCATTGCCAACAAATTGGCCTATTGTTGGAATGTTGCCTGAGCTTATTCGAAATCTTCATCGCGTCCATGAAAAAACAACTGAAGTTCTTATAGAAAGTAAGGGAACATTTGAGTTTCATGGTCCTATATTTGCCAACTTCAACATGTTAGGTACTAGTGATCCTGCAAATATCCACTATATCCTTAGtaaaaatttctcaaactatCCGAAAGGTGTTGAGTTCcgtaaatattttgatatttttggaaaTGGGATCTTCAGTGTTGATTATGAACTATGGGAGATTCATAGGAAGACCACAATGTACTTAATGGGACATGCTAAGTTCCATACTTTGTTGGAGAGGAATATATGGGAAATTATCGAAAACGGGCTACGACCAATTCTTGATGATTTTGCTGAACTGGACACACTGTTTGATTTGCAAGATATTTTCCACAGATTCACTTTTGATGTTATCTGTAAATTGTTACTTGATCATGATCCGAAAAGTTTGTCTATTGGTTTACCTCATGTGCCATGTGAAAAGGCGTTCAACGACACTGTCGATGCACTTCTTTATAGATATATCTTGCCAGAATGTTGCTGGAAGTTGCAAAAATGGCTTCGAATTGGTAGAGAAAAGAAGCTTATTCAAGCATGGGACGCTTTTGATCAATTCTTATATCCTTGCATTTCGCGGAAGCAAGAAGAGTTGATGCATAAAAGTACAATCAAAGACGAGGAATTCTCATTTTTAAATGCATTCATCAAAATGTACAATCAATGGAAAGATGGCGATTTGGGTACTTTGCAAACATTTCTAAGGGATactttcttgagtttgatgctTGGTGGTAGGGACACCACAAGTGCAGCTCTCACTTGGTTTTTCGCCCTTGTGGCTAAAAATCCCTCAGTAGAGAAAAAGATTAGAGAcgagattcaacaacaattgcatctaaaagaagatgaaaatctcAACTTTTTCAACATGCAAGAAACAAGAAAACTAGTCTATCTACATGCTGCTTTTTGTGAAACTTTGAGGCTCTTTCCATCAGTTGCAATTGAGCATAAACTTCCACTTGAATGTGACATTCTCCCGAGTGGTCACCGTGTTAGTCCAAACATGAGAGTTATGCTATCGTTCTATACAATGGGGAGAATGGAAAGTTTATGGGGAAAAGATTGCTTAGAATTCAAGCCAGAGAGATGGATTTCTAAACAAGGAGAGATCAAACACGAACCATCTTTTAAATTCACAGCCTTTAATGCAGGTCCAAGGGCTTGTATTGGGAAGGAAATGGCATTCACTCAGATGAAATTAGTGGCAGCTACCATCATACACAATTATCATATCCAAGTGGAAGATCAAATAATAACTCCAAGTTCTTCTGTTATCATTCAAGTGAAACATGGTCTCAAAGTTAGGCTCCTCAAAAGGGTTCCTCTTGTGTGA